The window GTGCGATGGAGGATTTCTTTCTCGATCCGTTTGCCGTGCGCGGCACGCTCGAACGATGGTTCGGCGACTTCAGCTCATCGCGTTTCCAGCCGCGCATCGATGTGGTCGACGAAGGGAAGATACTGCGCGTGACCGTGGAGCTGCCGGGCATGGAAAGGGACGATCTGACGATCAGCGTTGAGGACGGAGCGCTGGTGCTGCGCGGCGAGAAAAGACAGGACGTGCACAGTGAGGAGGACGGCTGCTATCGTCTGGAGCGCGCTTACGGAGCCTTCACGCGCACGATACCAATGCCTGAAAACGCCGATGCTGACCATACCCTCGCAAAGTTTGACAAGGGTGTGCTCACCTTGACCGTACCGAAGCATGAACCCTTGCGATCCGCCAGCCGCACGATCGATATTGGCTAGCGTTGTGCGGCCACGTTGCGGTTGCGAAGTGAAATGATGGGTAGGTGATCGCCGCGGGTTAAATCAATGGCCTTGTGGCGATCATTGCGCCTCGAAGTCGCGAATCCGGTGCCAGTATTCGTCGGCACGCCCCTCAGGACTTCCATCCTGAACCCAGAGTACATTAGCCCGCTCCCGCAGATGCTGCTCCAGCGCGCGATGCCAGTATTCCTCTGCACGTCCGGCAGGGCGCCCGTCCTGTTCCCACAGAAAGTAGGCGCGCTCGCGAACGCTCTGCTCAAGGCCCAATTTCGTTTCCGAACTGCTCGCCACGTCATCGCCGTAGGGAGCCATCTGGCCGCCCCGGCCGATGTGGATTCTGGCGGAAAGG is drawn from Burkholderia sp. 9120 and contains these coding sequences:
- a CDS encoding Hsp20/alpha crystallin family protein, yielding MNNDLKKWNPFKFIRGSVGKSGTDGPDTQTASEQGRATWPDIQRLFSRDSLRAMEDFFLDPFAVRGTLERWFGDFSSSRFQPRIDVVDEGKILRVTVELPGMERDDLTISVEDGALVLRGEKRQDVHSEEDGCYRLERAYGAFTRTIPMPENADADHTLAKFDKGVLTLTVPKHEPLRSASRTIDIG
- a CDS encoding DUF2934 domain-containing protein; its protein translation is MERLVDVLDSSGAVIHTYPITLGQAEDETDDAAYEAKALEAAAHGRLVSDAELQSLSARIHIGRGGQMAPYGDDVASSSETKLGLEQSVRERAYFLWEQDGRPAGRAEEYWHRALEQHLRERANVLWVQDGSPEGRADEYWHRIRDFEAQ